Proteins found in one Quercus robur chromosome 2, dhQueRobu3.1, whole genome shotgun sequence genomic segment:
- the LOC126713827 gene encoding small ribosomal subunit protein S13, mitochondrial-like: MAFSSATKHSASLGTFLYKSIRNSGCASQSQRSCGLANAISSVGTVSDIGLRLLPNLSFHGVRVQCINIGGGKGEIPDNKHLQIALQHIHGIGRSRARQILSKLSIENKLTRELTGRELYALREELNNYMCAHELNNQVTKDIARLMEIQCYRGIRHSQGLPCRGQRTHTNARTWKGKAIPVAGKKKA, from the exons ATGGCTTTCTCCTCCGCAACAAAGCACTCTGCTTCTCTCGGTACATTCCTCTACAAGAGTATTCGGAATAGTGGTTGTGCCTCCCAATCCCAAAGATCATGTGGCCTTGCGAATGCTATCTCTTCTGTAGGAACTGTTTCTGATATTGGCCTTCGACTCCTTCCAAATTTATCG TTTCATGGTGTACGAGTCCAATGCATTAATATTGGAGGAGGAAAAGGGGAGATTCCAGACAACAAGCACCTGCAGATTGCTCTTCAGCACATTCATGGAATTGGCCGCTCCAGAGCTCGCCAAATTCTCAGCAAGCTCAGCATTGAGAACAAACTCACCAGGGAGTTAACAGGGAGAGAACTCTATGCTCTCCGTGAGGAACTCAATAACTACATGTGCGCACATGAATTG AACAACCAAGTTACAAAGGATATAGCAAGATTGATGGAGATTCAGTGCTATAGAGGGATAAGGCATAGTCAGGGGTTGCCTTGTAGAGGACAGCGTACGCACACCAATGCCCGGACCTGGAAGGGTAAGGCAATTCCCGTTGCAGGAAAGAAGAAAGCTTAA